The following coding sequences lie in one Canis lupus familiaris isolate Mischka breed German Shepherd chromosome 34, alternate assembly UU_Cfam_GSD_1.0, whole genome shotgun sequence genomic window:
- the LRRC34 gene encoding leucine-rich repeat-containing protein 34 isoform X4 produces MSWAPAGGSGERYLEYETGTDEEGRLSQTLAISLCNWLEGLTLNIAGNSCLMPVERVTGEDFWILSRILKKNLYINGLDVRYNLISDVGAYYAARLLQKQHKLIYLNLMFNDIGPEGGELIAKALHKNTTLKYLRMTGNKIENKGGMFFAAMLQINSSLEKLDLGDCDLGMQSVIAFATVLTQNQTIKGINLNRPILYGEQEESTVHLGHMLKENHCLVELHMCKHNIKNCGIKQLCDALYLNGSLRYLDVSCNKITRDGMVYLADVLKTNTTLEVLDLSFNRIENAGAKYLSETLASHNRSLKALSVVSNNIEGEGLVALSQSMKINPTLSNVYIWGNKFDEATCVAYSELMQMGRLKPDNTDVEAFVVDGHVYLAEVSNGLKKHYYWRPTYGAACRHSANAGFTLVPVGGHL; encoded by the exons ATGTCCTGGGCGCCGGCTGGCGGTAGTG GTGAAAGGTACTTGGAATACGAGACCGGCACGGATGAAGAGGGACGTCTGAGTCAGACTCTTGCTATTTCCTTGTGCAACTG GTTGGAAGGACTCACATTAAACATTGCTGGTAACAGTTGCTTAATGCCAGTAGAAAGAGTAACAGGTGAAGATTTTTGGattctttccagaattttaaagaagaatctaTATATTAATG GTTTGGATGTTCGATATAACCTCATAAGTGACGTTGGTGCATACTATGCTGCAAGACTGCTCCAG AAACAACATAAACTCATTTACTTAAATCTTATGTTTAATGATATTGGGCCCGAAGGTGGAGAACTGATTGCTAAAGCACTACAT aagaATACAACTCTGAAATACCTCAGAATGACTGGGAACAAGATTGAAAATAAAGGTGGAATGTTTTTTGCTGCAATGCTGCAAATTAATTCATCTTTAGAAAAATTAGATCTGGGTGACTGTGATCTG GGAATGCAAAGTGTGATAGCATTTGCTACAGTCCTAACTCAAAACCAAACAATTAAGGGAATAAACCTAAACCGACCTATACTGTATGGTGAACAG GAAGAGTCCACAGTTCACCTAGGCCACATGTTGAAAGAAAATCACTGCCTTGTTGAACTACACATGTGTAAGCATAATATAAAAAACTGTGGTATAAAACAGTTATGTGATGCACTGTATCTAAATGGAAGCCTACGCTACCTTGATGTCAGCTG CAATAAAATAACTCGTGATGGAATGGTGTATTTGGCTGATGTACTGAAAACCAATACTACCCTGGAAGTACTAGATCTTTCTtttaacagaatagaaaatgcagGAGCAAAGTATCTCAGTGAAACTCTTGCTTCACACAACAGGAGTCTTAAAGC GCTGTCAGTAGTCAGCAACAACATAGAGGGAGAAGGCCTTGTTGCACTTTCGCAGTCAATGAAAATAAACCCCACCCTCTCAAATGTCTACATTTGGGGAAACAAATTTGATGAGGCTACATGTGtg GCATATTCAGAGTTAATGCAAATGGGCCGTCTAAAACCAGACAATACAGACGTGGAGGCATTTGTGGTGGATGGACATGTGTATCTTGCAGAAGTCTCGAATGGCCTTAAAAAGCATTATTACTGGAGGCCAACTTATGGAGCAGCTTGCAGGCACTCAGCTAATGCAGGTTTTACTCTTGTACCAGTAGGTGGACATCtatga
- the LRRC34 gene encoding leucine-rich repeat-containing protein 34 isoform X1, with protein MWDGGSEAAPAGPPPLPPAPAPAPAATRAMSWAPAGGSAPEIIGHLQENYYNLCVEKSQKINYFILHKLQEVDKEIEKGLEGLTLNIAGNSCLMPVERVTGEDFWILSRILKKNLYINGLDVRYNLISDVGAYYAARLLQKQHKLIYLNLMFNDIGPEGGELIAKALHKNTTLKYLRMTGNKIENKGGMFFAAMLQINSSLEKLDLGDCDLGMQSVIAFATVLTQNQTIKGINLNRPILYGEQEESTVHLGHMLKENHCLVELHMCKHNIKNCGIKQLCDALYLNGSLRYLDVSCNKITRDGMVYLADVLKTNTTLEVLDLSFNRIENAGAKYLSETLASHNRSLKALSVVSNNIEGEGLVALSQSMKINPTLSNVYIWGNKFDEATCVAYSELMQMGRLKPDNTDVEAFVVDGHVYLAEVSNGLKKHYYWRPTYGAACRHSANAGFTLVPVGGHL; from the exons ATGTGGGACGGCGGCAGCGAGGCCGCCCCGGCCGGgcccccgcctctgccccccgcccccgcccccgcccccgccgcgacCCGGGCCATGTCCTGGGCGCCGGCTGGCGGTAGTG CTCCAGAAATTATTGGCCATCTCCAGGAGAATTATTATAATCTATGTGTGGAAAAGTCCCagaaaattaactattttatattGCATAAGCTCCAAGAAgtggataaagaaattgaaaaggg GTTGGAAGGACTCACATTAAACATTGCTGGTAACAGTTGCTTAATGCCAGTAGAAAGAGTAACAGGTGAAGATTTTTGGattctttccagaattttaaagaagaatctaTATATTAATG GTTTGGATGTTCGATATAACCTCATAAGTGACGTTGGTGCATACTATGCTGCAAGACTGCTCCAG AAACAACATAAACTCATTTACTTAAATCTTATGTTTAATGATATTGGGCCCGAAGGTGGAGAACTGATTGCTAAAGCACTACAT aagaATACAACTCTGAAATACCTCAGAATGACTGGGAACAAGATTGAAAATAAAGGTGGAATGTTTTTTGCTGCAATGCTGCAAATTAATTCATCTTTAGAAAAATTAGATCTGGGTGACTGTGATCTG GGAATGCAAAGTGTGATAGCATTTGCTACAGTCCTAACTCAAAACCAAACAATTAAGGGAATAAACCTAAACCGACCTATACTGTATGGTGAACAG GAAGAGTCCACAGTTCACCTAGGCCACATGTTGAAAGAAAATCACTGCCTTGTTGAACTACACATGTGTAAGCATAATATAAAAAACTGTGGTATAAAACAGTTATGTGATGCACTGTATCTAAATGGAAGCCTACGCTACCTTGATGTCAGCTG CAATAAAATAACTCGTGATGGAATGGTGTATTTGGCTGATGTACTGAAAACCAATACTACCCTGGAAGTACTAGATCTTTCTtttaacagaatagaaaatgcagGAGCAAAGTATCTCAGTGAAACTCTTGCTTCACACAACAGGAGTCTTAAAGC GCTGTCAGTAGTCAGCAACAACATAGAGGGAGAAGGCCTTGTTGCACTTTCGCAGTCAATGAAAATAAACCCCACCCTCTCAAATGTCTACATTTGGGGAAACAAATTTGATGAGGCTACATGTGtg GCATATTCAGAGTTAATGCAAATGGGCCGTCTAAAACCAGACAATACAGACGTGGAGGCATTTGTGGTGGATGGACATGTGTATCTTGCAGAAGTCTCGAATGGCCTTAAAAAGCATTATTACTGGAGGCCAACTTATGGAGCAGCTTGCAGGCACTCAGCTAATGCAGGTTTTACTCTTGTACCAGTAGGTGGACATCtatga
- the LRRC34 gene encoding leucine-rich repeat-containing protein 34 isoform X2: MVWRASKKLLGLAPEIIGHLQENYYNLCVEKSQKINYFILHKLQEVDKEIEKGLEGLTLNIAGNSCLMPVERVTGEDFWILSRILKKNLYINGLDVRYNLISDVGAYYAARLLQKQHKLIYLNLMFNDIGPEGGELIAKALHKNTTLKYLRMTGNKIENKGGMFFAAMLQINSSLEKLDLGDCDLGMQSVIAFATVLTQNQTIKGINLNRPILYGEQEESTVHLGHMLKENHCLVELHMCKHNIKNCGIKQLCDALYLNGSLRYLDVSCNKITRDGMVYLADVLKTNTTLEVLDLSFNRIENAGAKYLSETLASHNRSLKALSVVSNNIEGEGLVALSQSMKINPTLSNVYIWGNKFDEATCVAYSELMQMGRLKPDNTDVEAFVVDGHVYLAEVSNGLKKHYYWRPTYGAACRHSANAGFTLVPVGGHL; encoded by the exons ATGGTGTGGAGGGCATCTAAGAAGCTTCTGGGACTTG CTCCAGAAATTATTGGCCATCTCCAGGAGAATTATTATAATCTATGTGTGGAAAAGTCCCagaaaattaactattttatattGCATAAGCTCCAAGAAgtggataaagaaattgaaaaggg GTTGGAAGGACTCACATTAAACATTGCTGGTAACAGTTGCTTAATGCCAGTAGAAAGAGTAACAGGTGAAGATTTTTGGattctttccagaattttaaagaagaatctaTATATTAATG GTTTGGATGTTCGATATAACCTCATAAGTGACGTTGGTGCATACTATGCTGCAAGACTGCTCCAG AAACAACATAAACTCATTTACTTAAATCTTATGTTTAATGATATTGGGCCCGAAGGTGGAGAACTGATTGCTAAAGCACTACAT aagaATACAACTCTGAAATACCTCAGAATGACTGGGAACAAGATTGAAAATAAAGGTGGAATGTTTTTTGCTGCAATGCTGCAAATTAATTCATCTTTAGAAAAATTAGATCTGGGTGACTGTGATCTG GGAATGCAAAGTGTGATAGCATTTGCTACAGTCCTAACTCAAAACCAAACAATTAAGGGAATAAACCTAAACCGACCTATACTGTATGGTGAACAG GAAGAGTCCACAGTTCACCTAGGCCACATGTTGAAAGAAAATCACTGCCTTGTTGAACTACACATGTGTAAGCATAATATAAAAAACTGTGGTATAAAACAGTTATGTGATGCACTGTATCTAAATGGAAGCCTACGCTACCTTGATGTCAGCTG CAATAAAATAACTCGTGATGGAATGGTGTATTTGGCTGATGTACTGAAAACCAATACTACCCTGGAAGTACTAGATCTTTCTtttaacagaatagaaaatgcagGAGCAAAGTATCTCAGTGAAACTCTTGCTTCACACAACAGGAGTCTTAAAGC GCTGTCAGTAGTCAGCAACAACATAGAGGGAGAAGGCCTTGTTGCACTTTCGCAGTCAATGAAAATAAACCCCACCCTCTCAAATGTCTACATTTGGGGAAACAAATTTGATGAGGCTACATGTGtg GCATATTCAGAGTTAATGCAAATGGGCCGTCTAAAACCAGACAATACAGACGTGGAGGCATTTGTGGTGGATGGACATGTGTATCTTGCAGAAGTCTCGAATGGCCTTAAAAAGCATTATTACTGGAGGCCAACTTATGGAGCAGCTTGCAGGCACTCAGCTAATGCAGGTTTTACTCTTGTACCAGTAGGTGGACATCtatga
- the LRRC34 gene encoding leucine-rich repeat-containing protein 34 isoform X3, which translates to MWDGGSEAAPAGPPPLPPAPAPAPAATRAMSWAPAGGSAPEIIGHLQENYYNLCVEKSQKINYFILHKLQEVDKEIEKGLEGLTLNIAGNSCLMPVERVTGEDFWILSRILKKNLYINGLDVRYNLISDVGAYYAARLLQKQHKLIYLNLMFNDIGPEGGELIAKALHKNTTLKYLRMTGNKIENKGGMFFAAMLQINSSLEKLDLGDCDLEESTVHLGHMLKENHCLVELHMCKHNIKNCGIKQLCDALYLNGSLRYLDVSCNKITRDGMVYLADVLKTNTTLEVLDLSFNRIENAGAKYLSETLASHNRSLKALSVVSNNIEGEGLVALSQSMKINPTLSNVYIWGNKFDEATCVAYSELMQMGRLKPDNTDVEAFVVDGHVYLAEVSNGLKKHYYWRPTYGAACRHSANAGFTLVPVGGHL; encoded by the exons ATGTGGGACGGCGGCAGCGAGGCCGCCCCGGCCGGgcccccgcctctgccccccgcccccgcccccgcccccgccgcgacCCGGGCCATGTCCTGGGCGCCGGCTGGCGGTAGTG CTCCAGAAATTATTGGCCATCTCCAGGAGAATTATTATAATCTATGTGTGGAAAAGTCCCagaaaattaactattttatattGCATAAGCTCCAAGAAgtggataaagaaattgaaaaggg GTTGGAAGGACTCACATTAAACATTGCTGGTAACAGTTGCTTAATGCCAGTAGAAAGAGTAACAGGTGAAGATTTTTGGattctttccagaattttaaagaagaatctaTATATTAATG GTTTGGATGTTCGATATAACCTCATAAGTGACGTTGGTGCATACTATGCTGCAAGACTGCTCCAG AAACAACATAAACTCATTTACTTAAATCTTATGTTTAATGATATTGGGCCCGAAGGTGGAGAACTGATTGCTAAAGCACTACAT aagaATACAACTCTGAAATACCTCAGAATGACTGGGAACAAGATTGAAAATAAAGGTGGAATGTTTTTTGCTGCAATGCTGCAAATTAATTCATCTTTAGAAAAATTAGATCTGGGTGACTGTGATCTG GAAGAGTCCACAGTTCACCTAGGCCACATGTTGAAAGAAAATCACTGCCTTGTTGAACTACACATGTGTAAGCATAATATAAAAAACTGTGGTATAAAACAGTTATGTGATGCACTGTATCTAAATGGAAGCCTACGCTACCTTGATGTCAGCTG CAATAAAATAACTCGTGATGGAATGGTGTATTTGGCTGATGTACTGAAAACCAATACTACCCTGGAAGTACTAGATCTTTCTtttaacagaatagaaaatgcagGAGCAAAGTATCTCAGTGAAACTCTTGCTTCACACAACAGGAGTCTTAAAGC GCTGTCAGTAGTCAGCAACAACATAGAGGGAGAAGGCCTTGTTGCACTTTCGCAGTCAATGAAAATAAACCCCACCCTCTCAAATGTCTACATTTGGGGAAACAAATTTGATGAGGCTACATGTGtg GCATATTCAGAGTTAATGCAAATGGGCCGTCTAAAACCAGACAATACAGACGTGGAGGCATTTGTGGTGGATGGACATGTGTATCTTGCAGAAGTCTCGAATGGCCTTAAAAAGCATTATTACTGGAGGCCAACTTATGGAGCAGCTTGCAGGCACTCAGCTAATGCAGGTTTTACTCTTGTACCAGTAGGTGGACATCtatga